GATCGACGACAACGTCGAGGTGAACGCCTGCTGCGCGCCGATCACGTCGCTGTTCAGCCGGGTGACGAGCGAGCCGGTCTGGGTCCGGGTGAAGAACGCGATCGGCATCTGCTGCACGTGCCCGAAGACCTTGACCCGCAGCACGTAGATGAGCCCCTCGCCGATGCTCGACGACAGGAAGCGCTCGGCCAGGCCGAGGGCCGCGTCGAAGACGGCGATCAACGCCACGAGCAGCGCGGACGTGACGACGACCCGCTTGTCCCCCGGGATCACCCCGTCGTCGATGATGCGCTTGAGCAGCAGTGGCGTCGCCACCACGAGCACCGCGTCGATGACGACGAGCACGAGGAACGCGATGATGCGGCCGCGGAAGGGTGCGGCGAAGCTGACGATGCGGCGGGCCACCCCCGGCGTCAGGGCAGCCTGCTTCACCGACGGATCGCGTCGGACCGAGTTCATGAAGGACCCGCTCGCGCGACCCATACCGCCCATAGACATGCCCGTGCAACACCCCGCCGGAGCGGCTACTTCCCCGCGTTCGCCACCAGCGCAGCCAGGGCGGCGAGCCGGCGGCCCTGCGCGGCCCGTTCGGCCGCGTGCTGCTCCGCGTCGCTGCGCCCGGTCGCACCAGCCAGCAGCGCCTTCGTCTCGCGGACGGCGCCGGCGTCCGGTGCGGTCAGGGCGGCCACCAGGTCGTCCACGGCCTGAGCGAGGTCCGCCCGCTCGACCCGCAGCGACGCCAGCCCGATCCGGGACGCCTCCTCGGCGCCGATCCACCGGCCGGTGACGCAGACCTCGAGCGCCCGGCTGTAGCCGATGGCGCGGACCAGCGGGGCCGTGCCGGTCAGGTCCGGCACCAGCCCGAGGCTGGTCTCGCGCATCGCGAACTTCGCGTCGTCGGCCACGATCCGCAGGTCACAGGCCAGGGCCAGCTGGAACCCGGCGCCGACCGCGTGGCCCTGCACCGCCGCGATGCTGATGACCCGCTCGTCGGCCAGCCAGGTGAAGCCGCGCTGGAAGGCGGCGATCGTCTCGTCGAGCTGGTCCCCAGCCATCCGGGCGAGCTCGAGCAGGCCCGGCTCCCCCGGCAGACCCTCGCCGAACATGGCGCGGTCGAGCCCGGCGCTGAAGGACTCGCCCTCGGCCCGCAGGACGACGACCCGGACGTCGTCGTCGAGCGACTCGCCGATGGCGGCCAGAGCGCGCCAGGTCGTGGGGGTCTGGGCGTTGCGAGCCTGCGGGCGGTCCAGGGTGACGGTGAGGACTGCCCCGCTGCGCTCGGCGCGGACGTGACCGCTCGCGAGAAGGTCGGGGTCGACGTCCGGGATCTCGGGCATGCGCCCGAGCCTAGCCAGCGGCCTGCGTCCG
This DNA window, taken from Angustibacter luteus, encodes the following:
- a CDS encoding enoyl-CoA hydratase/isomerase family protein: MPEIPDVDPDLLASGHVRAERSGAVLTVTLDRPQARNAQTPTTWRALAAIGESLDDDVRVVVLRAEGESFSAGLDRAMFGEGLPGEPGLLELARMAGDQLDETIAAFQRGFTWLADERVISIAAVQGHAVGAGFQLALACDLRIVADDAKFAMRETSLGLVPDLTGTAPLVRAIGYSRALEVCVTGRWIGAEEASRIGLASLRVERADLAQAVDDLVAALTAPDAGAVRETKALLAGATGRSDAEQHAAERAAQGRRLAALAALVANAGK